The Acanthochromis polyacanthus isolate Apoly-LR-REF ecotype Palm Island chromosome 10, KAUST_Apoly_ChrSc, whole genome shotgun sequence genome includes the window TCTTGTCTTTCAGTTctgcataaaaacaaactgactcaCACGGATTTGAAGCCTGAGAATATTCTCTTCATAGATTCAGACTATGATATGGAATACAACCGTGAAATGGTAAGTGTCCAAAATATTTATCGACGTCACACAGGCCAAAGTGCTGGCAAAAGTTGTTTGCTTCAGCAGCTATGAGCTTCAAGATTGTGTTTGTCTGCAGAGACGAGATGAACGAACTTTGAAAAACCCAGATATAAAAATTGTTGACTTTGGCAACGCCACATATGATCATGAGCACCATACCTCTGTGGTGTCGACTCGTCACTACCGAGCTCCTGAAGTCATTTTAGGTAAGTGGCTGTTTCAGAGAGCTGCGCTAAAGCTTTAGATCCATCTTTGAGTGGTGACTTGttagttatttatttaacattgtCTGTTTCAGATTTAGGCTGGGACCATTCCTGTGATGTCTGGAGTGTAGGCTGTATTCTGATTGAGTACTACCTTGGATCTACACTCTTTCAGGTAGGTGGCAGTAGAGAACATAATACAAATATTCTTGCCATGTGCCATAGCGCAtattaaatttgatttttttttttttttttgattttctcattCAGACACATGACAGCAAAGAGCATCTTGCTATGATGGAGCGAGTCCTTGGCCCCATACCTACAAACCTCCTGGAGAAAACCAAGTAATGGTCCATTGATCTgacaacatttttgttgtgaaaaacatttttattatttttaagtttGCATATTTATATGGTTGATTAAATATAGATTCATAACTGCACGAATTCATCTGAACAATTGTGTGTTGTACAGGAAACGACGATATGTTCATCGATGCAAACTGGACTGGGATGTGCACAGCTCCTCAGGGAGATATGTCAGGAAACACTGCAAGCCACTCAAGGTAAGAGAAATATTACTGGAGACAGTAAAAGACAGAGATGCTGTACTCCAATAGTCATGTGAAAATACTCTGCCTTTAATGTGATTAAAATACCCCACAAATCCAATAGTGCCAAAACCGGGGTTTGCATGTTGTATCATCAGTGAGTACTGTGGCCGTTGTGGAGGAACTTTCCAAGGAATGAAACGTATTTTCACTGTGGTCCAAAGCATAtgaaaatttagcaaaatattTAGACCTTTCAGACAAATTCCAAATTTCTGCAGGACTGGAAGCTCCATGTTGTGTTTAAGCATGTTGAACAGAAGCTTGCAGACTAACTTGTTCATTGGTAGCACTGGTGCAACCAACTTTCTCATTTGGTTGCACCTCCCACCTTGTCAGAGGAAAAATACATCACTGGAACAACATTTTCTTATCAATGGACAGTACAATTTACCAGTGTTCCCTAAACGCTCCACAAAGtaggctgcagcagctgctgcttgGTAACTACAGTGCATGGTCATAACATCCTCATATAATGCGACCACTTGAAATTTGAACTTGTACACTCTAAAAAAGGTCgcaaatgtgaacattttgttcgcagtctggagccctgctgtGGTGGAAATACTTAGTTCCTCCAAAGGTTCTTGCACCTTGGCCAAAGTTCTTGTTGTGAAAATGGGTCTATTCTGGATGGAACTTCATTGGAACTGGTTCCTCTGGTGTAAATGTAGGCATAGAACTGGAGTTCCTCAGAAGGCCCTCAGTGCTGAGGAGAACAGCAGGTTACGTTTTGTTCAGAGTTAAAATGGTTTATAAAGAcagatttctttatttattgcatGCAGCCCCTGAGCTAAACCATCTAACTGCTGATGAAACGCACAGCATGCAGCTTAATCAGAGTGTGGAGTAGATGGACTATATCACAGTGAAGCTGTTGCTTCCAGTAGCCTATGTCTCAGAAGAGATAACACATTTAATTCCTGGTGTTTCATTATGAACTGCTACTTTAAATCAGGTTGAATTATCACATGAAAGTCCTTTGAAATCAAATCAGACCTTCAAAAATGCTTCAACTACATGGCTCTTCTGTGCTTATTGGAGTAGGTcataaatgaaatttaaaactgCAGTTACAGTAGAACCTGAAGGTAACAGCATATTTTAAAGAGACtgattttctgttgtcttttcttttcccaTCAGCATTACATGGCATCCAAGGGTGACGACCACCAGCAGCTCTTTGACCTGATAGGGAGGATGATGGAGTACGACCCAGCTAAGCGCCTCAGTCTGGAACAGGCCCTCAGACATCCCTTCTTCTCCTGCTATTATAAGAGGAGCAGcagtaaaagcagcagcagtagcaaaAAGGACTGAACTCCTGAACCTGTAAACCTCTGACCTGCACCCTCGGTCAGGGCCAGGCTGTCACCATGACATTTATCACAGTACTTAGTGCCAGCCACTACTTCCTGACTCTCCAAGGAGAGGTGAACCTTAACTGACTGTATCAGTCCACTGCCCTGCTTTGCCgtgtcttttttaatgtttttttctgttggttttttgGGTTCGTGTTCTCTGTGCATTGTGAAGTAGGTAATGGGTTATGGAACAGGTTGAGAAATCCTTGCATCAGTCTCACTATTAATTTATTCAGcattacaaatatttaaaaaaatgcttttgggGGCAGAAAATCCTTGTGTATATACAATTTGTTcaggtattttgtttttttcacagacTCGTATTGTAACTTTTGCAGTATCATCTATTTTCAATAAATGTGACAACAGAactgttttgtgttctttgaaGTGTTTATTTGTGCCGTAGCTGCTCTCGTCCACGCGAT containing:
- the clk4a gene encoding dual specificity protein kinase CLK4 isoform X2, with translation MSEVEVLEQLKTLDSDKKYACVHMLDWFDYHGHICIAFELLGLSTYDFLKENNFQPFPIEHIRHMAYQIVRAVRFLHKNKLTHTDLKPENILFIDSDYDMEYNREMRRDERTLKNPDIKIVDFGNATYDHEHHTSVVSTRHYRAPEVILDLGWDHSCDVWSVGCILIEYYLGSTLFQTHDSKEHLAMMERVLGPIPTNLLEKTKKRRYVHRCKLDWDVHSSSGRYVRKHCKPLKHYMASKGDDHQQLFDLIGRMMEYDPAKRLSLEQALRHPFFSCYYKRSSSKSSSSSKKD